In the Telopea speciosissima isolate NSW1024214 ecotype Mountain lineage chromosome 2, Tspe_v1, whole genome shotgun sequence genome, one interval contains:
- the LOC122653074 gene encoding methyl-CpG-binding domain-containing protein 5-like, protein MSDSKNSEREMNPSSHEPTESDLLARTVTSATLDLELEFYDAHIDYRNEAAMGGVDFGTPLNEATRGEIDIERAVDEGPRTAAETSPLPPPPPSSEVNESSHNGERDLVVGLEANGLDGGNGGEPVSVMEKIEPQSESQSQSQPQRRRAPPKTGLELAMIETSPKTPDWLPSGWLMESRIRGSGVTAGMKDRYFYDPVSGRQFRSKKEVLSFIQTGSSGRKRPNSMKSNTDATIMASESSGYVRRNRSNSKGKRSNVSSFDFNNRPAKVRWVLTDSVNGLWTPFIGDESPLESSKQE, encoded by the exons ATGTCGGACTCGAAGAATTCGGAGAGAGAGATGAATCCTTCGTCGCATGAGCCGACTGAATCTGACCTTCTTGCCAGAACCGTCACTAGCGCAACCTTGGATCTTGAACTTGAATTTTATGATGCTCACATAGACTATCGAAATGAAGCTGCGATGGGCGGAGTTGACTTTGGAACACCCCTTAATGAAGCGACGAGGGGCGAAATCGACATTGAACGAGCGGTTGATGAGGGCCCAAGAACTGCCGCCGAAACTTCGCCACTGCCTCCTCCTCCGCCGTCTTCAGAGGTTAATGAATCCTCCCACaatggagagagagatcttGTGGTGGGCCTGGAAGCAAATGGGTTGGATGGTGGGAATGGAGGGGAGCCGGTGTCTGTTATGGAAAAGATCGAACCGCAGTCGGAGTCTCAGTCCCAGTCCCAGCCTCAGCGGAGGAGGGCGCCACCGAAAACGGGGCTGGAGCTAGCGATGATTGAGACATCGCCCAAGACACCGGACTGGTTACCATCGGGTTGGCTGATGGAGAGCAGAATTCGGGGCTCTGGTGTCACCGCCGGAATGAAAGACCGG TATTTCTATGATCCAGTCTCAGGACGTCAATTTCGGTCAAAGAAAGAAGTGCTTTCCTTTATTCAAACAGGATCAAGTGGAAGGAAGAGGCCAAACTCAATGAAGAGTAACACTGACGCCACCATAATG GCTTCAGAGAGTTCTGGGTATGTTAGACGAAATAGGTCTAACTCAAAAGGGAAGAGATCCAATGTTTCAAGCTTTGATTTCAACAACCGACCAGCGAAGGTCCGATGGGTTCTTACTGATTCTGTGAATGGGTTGTGG